A region from the Acidobacteriota bacterium genome encodes:
- the terL gene encoding phage terminase large subunit, which produces MRQTPPQPSASSADYGNSGRWYSLLQDLEELAPPDEAPLSFRAFIARVNPRYQFYRHCEELIAVLQRVADDLLLRVMVFEPPRHGKSELVSRLFPAYYLYRHGERFVGIASYGADLAYTLSRSARENYTRAGGQLHPASRAVKHWMTRAGGGLWAAGVGGPATGKGFHLGVIDDPIKDAKEAASEAKRSGDRDWYSSVFSTREEPGGAIVVVQTRWHEGDLSGYLLDLEADEPEHWYIVNLPAIADDTPRTWPASCTLHPDWRAPGEALCAARYPLERLQKTATRIGSYFFGSLFQQWPRPRDGGMFGAAIPIVDGVPAGATRIRYWDKAGAAPGKGDYTAGVLVAHLHGITYIEDVVRGQWPAAVRNAHILETATLDLVRGPVTHWIEQPPGLAKEATDAVIALMQGFVVYADPVKGDKISRAEPFAAQWQAGNVRLVRGLWNRDYLDELRAFPTGAHDDQVDGSSGGYNKLTAPPTTTSSPGRIVTAAELGL; this is translated from the coding sequence GTGAGGCAGACCCCGCCACAGCCCAGCGCATCATCGGCCGATTACGGGAACTCGGGGCGTTGGTACTCGCTCTTACAGGATCTGGAGGAACTGGCCCCGCCGGATGAGGCGCCGCTGAGCTTTCGCGCCTTCATCGCGCGCGTCAATCCTCGCTATCAGTTTTATCGCCACTGCGAGGAGCTGATCGCGGTATTGCAGCGCGTGGCAGACGACCTGCTTCTCCGCGTGATGGTTTTCGAGCCACCGCGCCACGGGAAATCCGAGCTGGTGTCGCGCCTGTTTCCCGCCTACTACCTGTATCGCCACGGCGAGCGCTTCGTCGGCATTGCAAGCTACGGCGCCGACCTGGCGTACACGCTGAGCCGCTCCGCGCGTGAGAACTATACGCGGGCCGGCGGGCAGCTGCACCCGGCCAGCCGCGCAGTCAAGCACTGGATGACTCGCGCGGGCGGCGGGCTGTGGGCCGCCGGCGTCGGGGGGCCGGCCACGGGCAAGGGATTCCATCTCGGCGTTATCGATGACCCGATCAAGGATGCCAAAGAGGCCGCCAGCGAGGCCAAGCGATCGGGGGATCGCGACTGGTATAGCTCGGTCTTCAGCACCCGCGAAGAGCCTGGCGGCGCCATCGTCGTCGTACAGACTCGCTGGCACGAGGGCGATCTAAGCGGCTACCTGCTCGACCTGGAGGCCGACGAACCCGAGCACTGGTATATCGTGAACCTGCCGGCAATCGCCGACGACACGCCGCGCACGTGGCCCGCGAGCTGCACACTGCATCCCGACTGGCGCGCCCCCGGCGAGGCGCTCTGCGCGGCGCGGTACCCGCTGGAGCGCCTGCAGAAGACCGCCACACGCATCGGCAGCTATTTCTTCGGGTCGCTGTTTCAGCAGTGGCCTCGGCCGCGTGACGGCGGCATGTTCGGCGCTGCTATCCCGATTGTCGATGGCGTGCCGGCCGGCGCCACGCGCATCCGCTATTGGGACAAGGCGGGCGCCGCGCCCGGCAAGGGCGACTACACGGCCGGCGTGCTGGTGGCCCACCTGCACGGCATCACCTACATCGAGGATGTGGTGCGCGGCCAGTGGCCAGCCGCCGTGCGCAACGCCCATATCCTGGAGACGGCCACGCTCGACCTGGTGCGTGGGCCGGTCACGCACTGGATCGAGCAGCCGCCCGGCCTGGCCAAAGAAGCGACCGACGCGGTGATTGCGCTGATGCAGGGCTTCGTGGTCTACGCCGACCCGGTCAAGGGCGACAAGATCAGCCGAGCGGAGCCGTTCGCAGCCCAGTGGCAGGCGGGCAACGTCCGGCTCGTGCGCGGTCTGTGGAACCGGGACTATCTCGATGAGCTGCGCGCCTTTCCGACCGGCGCACATGATGATCAGGTTGACGGATCGTCTGGCGGCTATAACAAGCTCACCGCCCCGCCGACCACTACGAGCAGCCCCGGCCGTATTGTCACGGCCGCAGAACTGGGACTCTAA
- a CDS encoding phage tail tape measure protein, translating into MIADDQASAVFDRIATGGLHLVGAAVVDMAGQAVQALGQFGASSVQVAGNFEAGMNRLASVAGDSLAQAGFSLDDVKTKALDLGAVTAYSAAQAQDAMINLAKGGVPIVDIMGQATDATLGLAAAGEIELATAADIVSKQLGVWADTGVSAANVADLMAQAANASTVDVEDLALGLANVGGVAKVSGVSFEDLTQTMALLAPGFSSASDAGTSFKTMLLAMQGKSAAAVGVMKDLNIITTDYAAIADDIGVTWDGSGASLANLNEAIYKTVAATSGAQKGTKAWDDAMASFLADFQINQFYDANGAMKDMSQVAEILKTSLAGMSEEQKTAALNTMFGTDAYRAAAFLAEAGAAGFDAMGASMAGAGTAAAQAAQRNQGFAFALDSLKGSIETVQIILGSALLPMLTSLINDALIPGVNAVMGFANALLASSNPWQFFLDSLNGVMPGLGTLVGFLSGNIVPILSSIGAAILAVVVPAFWAWATAAGATALAMLPVIAPIVAIGVAVGLLVAAWQNNWFGIQEAVASAWAYLQPIFAQVSTWLATNIPIAIAAAVQTFRTIIGAVQAAASAIQTGFGSAIAWLQSTWSSIGTGALAAWSSISTAVSTAVSTAVSTIQTGFGSAVAWLQSTWSAIATAASSAWASVTSTVQAAIATVGGVIQTGIYVVTTILQAAWNTAVFLTIAAWNAIVAAVSPAVQAVAAVIGPPIMTAVHALVDTWTWAASVAGGIWSAISSAASAAMAGLSAALSAASATISSVWASISAGASVAMAGISAALSAASATISSVWASISAGASVAWTTITSTISTAVTGLQAIIQSGVSAVLGVFQAGWSSASTSTTGAWQQIQSIIAGVITAIRTVITTGVEIAKTAVTTAWSVIVAASQSNFGQIPQILGAAWDRIKSLFADGVDAVKGVLLSLASDAVGIARAVVDGFIKGITGGISSVIDAAKNLARSAYDAAMGALQAHSPSRLFAKAGGTVPAGMSVGITAGMPAVESNLINGIAGLSEKAATALDAGAKAIAAAASYSGPGGSGLSGFLASFAELATQFNATAIALGGRILGTANRFADAIGKVAGAIGPAVEGLQALSGFVAPSQAAMQAFTDGFARVLTMLYAVAQQFADGSFKASTTFAESAGALIAVIEPAVTGFEALSTFVRPVPGLIQTFTDVLAWLVARFIAAGRWLQGPGLSAAVTFADAAGTITGILGTAVEGFGALAAFAKPAPGLIQAFTDVVAWLVARFALAGTWLQSQGMPAAVAFADAAAAIVGLVAPAITGFAQLATFVRPVPGLIQAFTDVVAWLVARFIAAGTWLQSQGLAAAVAFADAAGTIIGLIGGGVEAFAKLATFQAIPQSAILAFGQALQGTIALLMTVAHTWEQGAVDAAAVFSEAAATAIGVIGAGVDGFVKLADFEGVPEAAIAAFGDALDRALQALVVLAGQFAVEAVDAAAAFGEGVGRAIGFIGGAVDSFAKLADVGRLSQDAVSAFSFNIVLVVAQLQQLAQVFTADALTAVGVFAAAVTQAIAGLGGAGDSLMQLAESKRLDPDAVNAWSFNVVLVVAQLQQLAQVFSTDALTAAGQFAAGVVSVVTSVKSALETIASLANAPQLQGEVLGAFLDAAQVLLTQMASYLPPNANSIGQNTIIGLITGILAQRANLITAMVSTVLAAVAAAQQTLGIASPSTVFDEMGMQSGQGYAQGLEGQQSPVVAASAGLAQAATTAALPTLRGTPTAAGPTSNARSVTIQVAPGAIVIHGAPGQRETAMADAALARLTQLTRMAATG; encoded by the coding sequence GTGATCGCCGACGACCAGGCGTCGGCCGTCTTCGACCGCATCGCCACCGGTGGCCTCCACCTCGTCGGCGCTGCGGTCGTTGACATGGCTGGACAGGCCGTGCAGGCGCTCGGCCAGTTTGGCGCAAGCAGTGTCCAGGTTGCCGGCAACTTCGAGGCAGGCATGAACCGCCTCGCCTCAGTCGCCGGCGATTCGTTGGCACAGGCAGGCTTCTCGCTTGACGACGTGAAAACCAAGGCCCTGGATCTGGGCGCGGTGACCGCCTACAGCGCGGCGCAGGCCCAGGACGCGATGATCAACCTGGCCAAGGGCGGCGTGCCGATCGTCGATATCATGGGCCAGGCCACCGACGCTACGCTGGGGCTGGCCGCCGCTGGCGAGATCGAGCTTGCCACTGCGGCCGATATCGTCTCCAAGCAGCTGGGCGTGTGGGCAGATACCGGCGTGTCCGCGGCCAACGTCGCCGACCTGATGGCGCAGGCGGCCAATGCCTCGACCGTGGATGTCGAGGACCTGGCGCTAGGCTTGGCCAACGTCGGCGGCGTTGCCAAGGTCTCGGGCGTCTCGTTCGAGGATCTGACCCAGACCATGGCCCTGCTGGCGCCGGGCTTCTCGTCCGCCAGCGACGCCGGCACCTCATTCAAGACGATGCTGCTGGCGATGCAGGGAAAATCGGCGGCGGCAGTCGGCGTGATGAAAGACCTGAACATCATCACGACCGACTACGCGGCGATCGCCGACGACATCGGCGTCACCTGGGATGGCTCGGGCGCATCGCTCGCGAACCTGAACGAGGCGATCTACAAGACGGTCGCCGCCACGAGCGGCGCGCAAAAGGGCACCAAGGCCTGGGACGACGCGATGGCATCGTTCCTGGCAGATTTCCAAATCAACCAGTTCTACGACGCCAACGGCGCCATGAAAGACATGAGCCAGGTCGCCGAGATCCTCAAGACCTCGCTGGCTGGCATGTCCGAGGAGCAGAAGACGGCCGCGCTGAACACGATGTTCGGCACGGACGCCTACCGCGCGGCGGCGTTCCTGGCCGAAGCCGGCGCGGCCGGCTTCGACGCCATGGGCGCGTCCATGGCCGGGGCCGGCACGGCTGCCGCCCAGGCCGCGCAGCGTAACCAGGGCTTCGCCTTCGCGCTCGACAGCCTCAAGGGCTCGATTGAGACGGTGCAGATCATTCTGGGCTCGGCGCTGCTGCCAATGCTCACGAGCCTGATCAACGACGCGCTCATTCCTGGCGTGAACGCCGTGATGGGCTTCGCCAACGCGCTGCTCGCCTCGTCTAATCCCTGGCAGTTCTTCCTCGACAGCCTCAACGGCGTCATGCCCGGACTCGGTACGCTGGTTGGCTTCCTCTCGGGCAATATCGTCCCGATCCTCTCCAGTATCGGCGCCGCAATCCTGGCCGTGGTCGTGCCGGCGTTTTGGGCTTGGGCCACTGCAGCCGGCGCAACGGCGCTGGCCATGCTGCCGGTTATCGCGCCAATCGTCGCGATCGGCGTGGCGGTGGGGCTGCTCGTCGCAGCCTGGCAGAACAACTGGTTCGGCATTCAGGAGGCCGTCGCCAGCGCCTGGGCCTACCTCCAGCCGATCTTTGCGCAGGTCAGCACCTGGCTGGCGACCAACATCCCGATTGCGATCGCCGCAGCCGTGCAAACCTTCCGGACGATCATCGGGGCGGTGCAGGCGGCCGCGAGCGCAATCCAGACCGGCTTTGGGTCAGCCATCGCCTGGCTTCAGAGCACCTGGTCGAGCATCGGCACCGGCGCCTTGGCGGCATGGTCGAGCATCAGCACAGCCGTCAGCACGGCCGTCAGCACAGCGGTCAGCACGATCCAGACCGGCTTTGGGTCAGCCGTCGCCTGGCTTCAGAGCACTTGGTCGGCCATCGCGACCGCAGCCAGCAGCGCGTGGGCCAGTGTCACAAGCACGGTGCAGGCGGCGATCGCCACGGTCGGCGGGGTCATCCAGACCGGCATTTACGTTGTCACGACCATCCTGCAGGCAGCCTGGAATACCGCAGTCTTCCTGACCATCGCTGCCTGGAACGCAATCGTCGCGGCCGTGTCGCCAGCGGTGCAGGCGGTCGCGGCGGTGATCGGCCCGCCGATCATGACGGCGGTGCATGCGCTGGTCGATACGTGGACTTGGGCGGCGAGCGTCGCCGGCGGGATCTGGTCCGCCATATCAAGCGCCGCCAGCGCGGCCATGGCGGGCCTCTCGGCCGCGCTGAGTGCGGCGAGCGCGACCATCAGCAGCGTGTGGGCCAGCATCAGCGCCGGCGCATCGGTAGCGATGGCAGGTATCAGCGCCGCGCTGAGTGCGGCGAGCGCGACCATCAGCAGCGTGTGGGCCAGCATCAGCGCCGGCGCATCGGTAGCGTGGACCACCATCACCAGTACCATTAGCACGGCGGTTACCGGCCTGCAAGCCATAATCCAGTCCGGGGTCTCGGCCGTACTGGGCGTTTTCCAGGCCGGCTGGTCGAGCGCGAGCACGTCGACCACTGGCGCCTGGCAGCAGATCCAGAGCATCATCGCCGGCGTGATCACGGCCATCCGCACCGTAATCACCACTGGCGTCGAGATCGCCAAGACTGCTGTAACCACCGCCTGGTCGGTGATTGTCGCGGCCAGTCAGAGCAACTTCGGCCAGATCCCCCAGATCCTGGGCGCAGCCTGGGATCGCATCAAGAGCCTGTTCGCCGATGGCGTAGACGCGGTCAAGGGCGTGCTGCTCAGCCTGGCCAGTGATGCGGTCGGCATCGCGCGGGCTGTCGTCGATGGCTTCATCAAGGGCATCACCGGCGGCATCTCATCGGTGATCGATGCGGCCAAGAACCTGGCACGGTCAGCCTACGATGCGGCCATGGGCGCGCTCCAGGCGCACTCCCCATCGCGCCTGTTTGCCAAGGCCGGTGGCACCGTCCCCGCCGGCATGAGCGTCGGCATCACGGCCGGCATGCCCGCGGTGGAATCGAACCTGATCAACGGGATCGCGGGCCTGAGCGAGAAGGCGGCGACCGCGCTCGACGCCGGCGCCAAGGCCATTGCGGCGGCGGCCAGCTACAGCGGGCCGGGCGGCTCCGGCCTCTCGGGCTTTCTGGCCTCGTTCGCCGAGCTGGCAACGCAGTTCAACGCCACCGCCATTGCCCTGGGCGGCCGCATCCTGGGCACCGCGAACCGATTCGCCGATGCGATCGGCAAGGTCGCCGGCGCAATCGGCCCGGCGGTCGAGGGCTTGCAGGCGCTAAGCGGATTCGTGGCGCCGAGCCAGGCCGCGATGCAGGCCTTCACCGATGGCTTTGCGCGCGTGCTGACGATGCTCTACGCGGTCGCACAGCAATTCGCGGATGGCTCGTTCAAGGCCTCGACCACGTTTGCCGAGAGCGCCGGCGCGCTGATCGCGGTGATCGAACCCGCAGTCACAGGGTTCGAGGCGCTCAGCACGTTCGTGCGCCCCGTGCCAGGGCTGATCCAGACCTTCACCGACGTGCTCGCCTGGCTGGTCGCGCGCTTCATTGCGGCGGGGCGCTGGCTGCAGGGGCCGGGCCTCTCGGCGGCGGTCACGTTCGCCGATGCGGCGGGCACAATCACCGGCATCCTGGGCACCGCAGTTGAGGGCTTCGGCGCGCTGGCTGCGTTCGCCAAACCAGCGCCCGGCCTGATTCAGGCCTTCACGGATGTGGTAGCCTGGCTGGTCGCGCGCTTCGCGCTGGCTGGCACCTGGCTGCAATCGCAGGGGATGCCCGCAGCGGTGGCGTTCGCCGACGCGGCCGCAGCGATCGTCGGGCTGGTTGCCCCGGCGATCACGGGTTTCGCCCAGCTGGCCACATTCGTGCGCCCTGTGCCGGGCCTGATTCAGGCCTTCACCGATGTCGTCGCGTGGCTGGTCGCGCGGTTCATTGCGGCCGGCACGTGGCTCCAGTCGCAAGGCCTCGCGGCCGCAGTCGCATTCGCCGACGCGGCGGGTACGATCATCGGCCTGATCGGGGGCGGGGTCGAGGCGTTCGCCAAGCTGGCGACCTTCCAGGCCATCCCGCAATCAGCGATCCTTGCCTTCGGTCAGGCGCTCCAAGGCACCATCGCGCTGCTGATGACCGTCGCGCACACCTGGGAGCAGGGTGCGGTCGATGCCGCCGCCGTTTTCAGTGAGGCGGCCGCGACGGCGATCGGGGTGATCGGCGCGGGGGTCGATGGCTTCGTCAAGCTGGCCGACTTCGAGGGGGTACCTGAGGCCGCAATCGCAGCCTTCGGCGATGCGCTCGATCGGGCGCTGCAGGCGCTGGTCGTGCTGGCCGGTCAGTTCGCCGTCGAGGCGGTCGACGCCGCCGCCGCCTTCGGCGAGGGGGTTGGCCGCGCGATCGGCTTCATTGGTGGCGCGGTCGACTCGTTCGCCAAGCTGGCCGACGTGGGCCGGCTCTCGCAGGACGCGGTCAGCGCCTTCTCATTCAACATCGTGCTGGTGGTCGCGCAGCTGCAGCAGCTCGCGCAGGTCTTCACCGCCGACGCCCTGACGGCGGTCGGCGTGTTCGCGGCCGCCGTTACACAGGCTATCGCCGGCCTGGGTGGCGCCGGCGATAGCCTGATGCAGCTGGCCGAGAGCAAGCGGCTCGATCCGGACGCCGTGAACGCCTGGTCGTTCAACGTCGTGCTGGTGGTCGCACAGCTGCAGCAGCTCGCGCAGGTCTTCTCGACCGACGCCCTGACGGCCGCCGGCCAGTTCGCCGCCGGCGTCGTATCGGTTGTGACCAGCGTGAAGAGCGCGCTGGAGACCATCGCCTCGCTCGCCAATGCCCCGCAGCTCCAGGGCGAGGTGCTCGGCGCGTTTCTGGATGCGGCGCAGGTGCTGCTGACGCAGATGGCCAGCTATTTGCCGCCGAACGCCAACAGCATCGGCCAGAATACGATCATCGGCCTGATTACCGGCATCCTCGCCCAGCGCGCGAACCTGATCACCGCGATGGTCAGCACGGTACTCGCCGCCGTCGCCGCTGCCCAGCAGACGCTCGGCATCGCCTCGCCCTCCACGGTCTTCGACGAGATGGGCATGCAGTCGGGCCAGGGCTACGCGCAGGGGCTGGAGGGCCAGCAGAGTCCCGTCGTTGCCGCCAGCGCCGGGCTGGCGCAGGCGGCAACGACGGCGGCACTGCCGACGCTGCGTGGTACGCCCACGGCGGCAGGGCCGACGAGCAACGCCCGCAGCGTCACGATCCAGGTCGCCCCCGGCGCGATTGTCATCCACGGCGCCCCCGGCCAGCGTGAGACCGCGATGGCCGACGCCGCGCTGGCTCGCCTGACCCAACTCACCCGCATGGCTGCAACAGGATAA
- a CDS encoding ParM/StbA family protein gives MMGTIVGLDAGNSEASLTFTPNKQGAALTLPSYIGSGNLAELLRIRGGAGGEKLEADEFVLELGGRSTFVGTLAIEQSRDATSARGDVSRYWSGHTLRLLCTLAGAAFKGDPALRIVTGLPVSVWSKAAAKQVQQALVGEHCFKLNGKPRRLVVEGVMVLMEGAGALAREGTGDDVPQAVVDVGGRTTDLFWTQGMRPQPERCKAAPIGIEKAGDLLCAQFQQRYGRELRRVELRGVFRALASGQPLPPLFVDGKRVDVQAEAQSAIAAVGEEIASYVAATWSSGESGKVASDAARVLLVGGGAHYIAPHLKAIIPHIESPRHPELANAQGYLGVGMQVPEAAWQKLRG, from the coding sequence ATGATGGGCACTATCGTGGGCTTGGACGCCGGCAACAGTGAGGCGTCGTTGACGTTTACGCCAAACAAGCAAGGGGCGGCCCTGACGCTCCCGAGCTACATCGGGTCGGGCAATCTTGCCGAGCTGCTGCGTATTCGCGGCGGCGCGGGGGGGGAGAAACTGGAGGCGGATGAGTTCGTCCTTGAGCTGGGCGGGCGCTCGACGTTCGTCGGCACGCTCGCGATCGAACAGAGTCGTGATGCCACGTCGGCGCGGGGCGATGTCTCGCGCTATTGGAGCGGGCACACGCTGCGCCTGCTCTGCACCCTGGCGGGCGCCGCCTTCAAAGGCGATCCGGCGCTGCGTATCGTGACCGGTCTCCCGGTCAGTGTCTGGAGTAAAGCGGCGGCGAAGCAGGTGCAGCAGGCGCTTGTCGGCGAGCACTGCTTCAAACTGAATGGGAAGCCGCGCCGGCTGGTGGTCGAGGGAGTCATGGTGCTGATGGAGGGCGCGGGCGCCTTGGCTAGGGAGGGCACGGGCGACGATGTGCCTCAGGCGGTGGTGGATGTGGGCGGGAGGACGACCGATCTGTTCTGGACGCAGGGCATGCGGCCACAGCCCGAGCGCTGCAAGGCCGCGCCGATCGGGATTGAGAAGGCTGGCGATCTGCTGTGCGCGCAGTTCCAGCAGCGCTACGGTCGCGAGCTGCGGCGCGTCGAGCTGCGCGGCGTGTTCCGCGCGCTGGCCAGCGGGCAGCCGTTACCGCCGCTGTTTGTGGACGGCAAGCGTGTGGATGTGCAGGCTGAGGCGCAATCGGCTATCGCGGCGGTTGGCGAGGAGATCGCCAGCTATGTCGCTGCGACGTGGAGTAGCGGCGAGTCGGGCAAGGTCGCCAGTGACGCCGCGCGCGTGCTGCTGGTGGGCGGCGGCGCGCACTATATCGCGCCGCACCTGAAGGCGATCATCCCGCATATTGAATCGCCGCGCCACCCTGAACTCGCCAATGCACAGGGCTACCTGGGCGTGGGCATGCAGGTGCCGGAGGCCGCATGGCAGAAGCTGCGAGGCTAG
- a CDS encoding PRTRC system ThiF family protein, translating into MQTLTIDPVVPFLIPESPRIAIALVGCGGTGSHIAQAMARLAVHCRDTGGPQIDLAFIDGDTVERTNVGRQLFSAADIGRNKAQALAARFAAVFGLPIAAFPQMLDTSWSSHLAAHQRYGVLVGAVDTAAGRRAIAATLGGAWRLWLDCGNHEHSGQVVVGSRRAAGGMAGCLSLSGVCGALPTAPLLYPELLKDAPARPRADCATAMQDNAQSLIVNQMMAAIAGQYLYQIVVARRLTIFRTVVDLGSLTMRSDPITAANLSAATGLTLAALRGEQAKQQKGKRAA; encoded by the coding sequence ATGCAGACGCTGACGATTGATCCGGTGGTACCGTTCCTCATCCCTGAGTCCCCCCGCATCGCGATCGCGCTGGTCGGTTGCGGGGGGACTGGGAGCCATATTGCGCAGGCAATGGCGCGGCTTGCCGTCCACTGCCGCGACACCGGCGGGCCGCAGATCGACCTTGCCTTCATCGATGGCGATACGGTCGAGCGCACGAACGTCGGGCGGCAGCTGTTCAGCGCGGCCGACATCGGGCGGAACAAGGCCCAGGCGCTGGCCGCGCGATTCGCGGCGGTGTTCGGGCTGCCGATTGCCGCCTTCCCGCAGATGCTCGACACATCCTGGTCGAGCCACCTGGCCGCGCATCAGCGCTACGGGGTGCTGGTGGGCGCGGTCGATACCGCAGCCGGCCGGCGTGCCATTGCCGCTACCCTGGGTGGGGCGTGGCGGCTGTGGCTCGATTGCGGGAACCACGAGCACAGCGGTCAGGTCGTCGTCGGGAGTAGACGCGCGGCCGGCGGGATGGCGGGATGCCTCAGCCTGTCAGGGGTGTGCGGCGCCCTCCCGACCGCCCCGCTGCTGTATCCCGAGCTGCTCAAGGACGCACCCGCGCGGCCGCGCGCCGACTGTGCGACGGCAATGCAGGACAACGCGCAGAGCCTGATCGTCAACCAGATGATGGCGGCGATCGCCGGGCAGTACCTGTACCAAATTGTCGTTGCCCGCCGCCTGACCATCTTCCGCACGGTGGTCGATCTCGGATCGCTCACAATGCGCAGCGACCCGATCACCGCCGCCAACCTGAGTGCCGCCACCGGGCTGACGCTGGCAGCGCTGCGCGGCGAGCAGGCCAAGCAACAGAAAGGTAAACGAGCTGCATGA
- a CDS encoding Mov34/MPN/PAD-1 family protein, translated as MRCDLRTTFASLVRHQVARVDTRDWMDVRPGIDWLYAANGVFKRGVSDTIAIQARASALDCVVPGLHRLMAYVSWPCWPRRLPGALLAPVLADAQRAASDGPIARPIEKQYFVVERDGVRVVAPRGQDASATRVRYAMPTSGTVLLDLHSHHDMRAYFSSTDDADDQGLSVSAVIGNLFRQPEIVVRLNVYGLHCPVPAGIVFDGLGPFVDRYAGGSRDADADD; from the coding sequence ATGAGGTGCGATCTGCGCACAACATTTGCCAGCCTGGTGCGCCACCAGGTCGCGCGGGTTGATACCCGCGACTGGATGGATGTCCGCCCTGGCATCGACTGGCTGTACGCAGCGAACGGCGTGTTCAAGCGCGGGGTGAGTGACACGATCGCGATTCAGGCACGGGCCTCCGCGCTTGATTGCGTGGTGCCCGGCCTGCACCGCCTGATGGCGTACGTGTCCTGGCCATGCTGGCCGCGCCGGCTGCCGGGCGCACTGCTCGCGCCGGTACTCGCGGATGCCCAGCGGGCCGCGAGCGATGGGCCGATCGCGCGCCCGATCGAAAAGCAGTACTTCGTTGTCGAGCGCGACGGCGTGCGTGTGGTCGCGCCGCGCGGTCAGGACGCATCGGCGACGCGGGTGCGCTACGCGATGCCCACCAGCGGCACGGTGCTGCTGGATCTGCACAGCCACCACGACATGCGGGCATACTTCAGCAGTACCGACGACGCCGACGATCAGGGACTCAGCGTATCCGCCGTAATCGGGAACCTGTTCCGGCAGCCCGAGATAGTGGTGCGCCTGAACGTCTACGGCCTCCACTGCCCCGTACCGGCCGGGATCGTGTTCGATGGGCTTGGCCCGTTTGTGGATCGCTACGCAGGAGGGAGTCGCGATGCAGACGCTGACGATTGA
- a CDS encoding glucosaminidase domain-containing protein → MPDIAIIAPATGTAAQARRYILRAKHGAYTADDIDQIVQGYWTQCLPLGIDPVMVVAQTIHETGNFTSWWAQRPRRNPAGIGVTGRRRLIIRPRAGTWAQRLGVWVEGVSFPTWHDHAIPAHLGRLLAYALPEGQGTPAQQAQIVRALAVRDLPAHIRGVAAAGWHGLNGRWAVPGTDYSARIARIAAAIRQS, encoded by the coding sequence ATGCCTGACATCGCCATCATCGCGCCCGCAACCGGCACGGCCGCCCAGGCCCGACGATACATCCTGCGCGCCAAACACGGCGCCTACACGGCGGACGATATCGACCAGATCGTCCAGGGCTATTGGACGCAGTGCCTGCCGCTGGGGATTGATCCGGTCATGGTGGTCGCGCAGACCATCCATGAGACTGGCAACTTCACGTCGTGGTGGGCGCAGCGGCCGCGTCGCAACCCGGCTGGGATCGGCGTGACCGGGCGCCGGCGCCTGATCATCCGCCCGCGTGCGGGCACATGGGCCCAGCGTCTGGGCGTGTGGGTCGAGGGTGTCAGCTTCCCCACCTGGCACGACCACGCAATCCCGGCGCACCTGGGCCGGCTGCTGGCCTACGCGCTCCCCGAGGGGCAGGGCACCCCCGCGCAGCAGGCGCAGATCGTGCGCGCGCTGGCGGTGCGCGATCTGCCGGCACACATCAGAGGCGTCGCCGCAGCAGGCTGGCATGGGTTGAACGGGCGCTGGGCCGTGCCCGGCACCGACTACAGCGCCCGCATCGCGCGGATCGCAGCGGCGATCCGCCAGAGCTGA
- a CDS encoding ATP-binding protein has translation MAISEVALSEVLSAPPARTEPAHIPPAGPHCPDCGGAGYYKEAVPYGHPHFAQIFPCRCKIAARVAHADARRDETLVRLHQEMGKLAECTFAIEIPAEYTPEEQRQLRRARDIAQRYATEPRGWLYLYGPTGVAKSHLAAAVANSYALAGWRVAYATVPALLRFVRSGFRDNSADERVQALMLVDLLMLDDLGTEYHAPSQDGRLDHANATLFEILDARCTYARPTVITSNMARADHEPRLASRIAELTTELYIDVPDYRELLLRRRRKDKEAL, from the coding sequence GTGGCTATCTCCGAGGTCGCACTGAGTGAGGTGCTCAGCGCGCCGCCCGCGCGCACAGAGCCGGCACACATTCCGCCTGCCGGCCCGCACTGCCCTGATTGTGGCGGTGCCGGCTACTACAAAGAGGCCGTCCCCTACGGACACCCGCACTTTGCCCAGATCTTCCCTTGCCGCTGTAAGATCGCTGCGCGCGTAGCCCACGCGGATGCGCGGCGCGATGAAACCCTGGTGCGGCTGCACCAGGAGATGGGCAAACTGGCCGAGTGTACCTTCGCGATCGAGATACCGGCCGAGTATACGCCCGAAGAGCAGCGACAGCTGCGGCGTGCCCGCGACATCGCACAGCGCTATGCAACAGAGCCGCGCGGCTGGCTGTACCTGTACGGGCCGACCGGCGTGGCCAAGTCGCACTTGGCTGCGGCTGTTGCAAACAGCTACGCGTTGGCAGGATGGCGCGTGGCCTATGCGACAGTGCCGGCGCTGCTGCGGTTCGTGCGCAGTGGCTTCCGCGACAATTCGGCCGACGAGCGCGTGCAGGCGCTCATGCTGGTGGATCTGCTGATGCTGGATGATCTTGGCACGGAGTATCACGCGCCGAGCCAGGATGGACGGCTCGACCACGCAAATGCCACGCTGTTCGAGATCCTGGACGCGCGCTGCACCTACGCGCGGCCGACCGTGATTACCAGCAATATGGCGCGCGCCGACCATGAGCCGCGCCTGGCCAGCCGGATTGCTGAGCTGACTACCGAGCTGTACATCGATGTGCCGGACTACCGTGAGTTGCTGCTGCGGCGCCGGCGCAAGGATAAGGAGGCCTTGTGA